One Cydia fagiglandana chromosome 11, ilCydFagi1.1, whole genome shotgun sequence genomic region harbors:
- the LOC134669141 gene encoding F-box only protein 32 yields MPFISKDWRSPGEEWVKTQEGWEKKKVLECTAQRYPAISNYNNPADQPKSWSQEGDEGEKGDSVARVPPHCHITIKCTREIAGFNGLSEAVRRLDFSSAVRDVRRFNYICALLELLLCGQRLTHLPGAAQKLLLSMLEQLADQVATSKQNLNALRALLVGVGALREAERRACWGRPLGSRALWGHHDHAIARIHHIANGIRIQEPGPEVVPKLHDLPEECIREILLRIADHRDLDAASSAWNVMASVCSEQRTWRELVAFHFTRPQIETVTKDKEDVDWKSVFHQLRKLYGLRQDAQYAETLSLCRHCKCLFWRSLGHPCIADQCPEYRERLRSAGGPLPPHPVPPAAFLKFFSL; encoded by the exons atgccttttatttctAAAGACTGGCGTTCACCTGGCGAGGAATGGGTCAAAACACAGGAAGGATGGGAAAAGAAGAAAGTATTAGAGTGCACAGCGCAGAG ATATCCCGCTATTTCTAACTATAATAACCCAGCTGACCAGCCAAAGTCATG GAGCCAGGAAGGTGACGAAGGAGAGAAAGGAGACTCCGTAGCCAGAGTTCCCCCGCACTGTCATATCACTATCAAATGTACTAGAGAG ATCGCAGGTTTCAACGGCCTCTCAGAAGCCGTCCGCCGCCTGGACTTCTCGTCGGCTGTCCGCGACGTCCGTCGGTTCAATTATATCTGCGCGTTACTAGAACTGTTGCTCTGCGGTCAGCGCCTGACGCATTTACCTGGCGCGGCGCAGAAGTTACTACTTTCTATGCTGGAACAACTTGCGGACCAAG TGGCGACATCGAAGCAGAACCTGAACGCGCTGCGCGCGCTGCTGGTGGGCGTGGGCGCGCTGCGCGAGGCGGAGCGGCGCGCGTGCTGGGGGCGGCCGCTGGGCTCGCGCGCGCTGTGGGGGCACCACGACCACGCCATCGCGCGCATACACCACATCGCAAACGGCATCCGGATACAGGAG CCGGGACCAGAGGTAGTGCCTAAGCTTCATGATTTGCCCGAGGAGTGCATCAGGGAGATACTACTAAGGATAGCGGATCACAGGGATTTAGAC GCGGCATCATCAGCATGGAACGTGATGGCCTCCGTGTGCTCGGAGCAACGCACGTGGCGTGAACTGGTCGCATTCCACTTCACGCGTCCTCAGATCGAGACCGTCACCAAGGACAAGGAGGATGTGGACTGGAAGTCGGTGTTCCATCAACTCAGGAA ATTGTATGGATTGCGGCAAGACGCGCAGTACGCGGAGACGTTGTCGCTGTGTCGCCACTGCAAGTGCCTGTTCTGGCGCTCGCTGGGGCATCCATGCATTGCCGATCAG TGTCCGGAGTACCGCGAGCGGCTGCGCTCGGCGGGCGGGCCGCTGCCGCCGCACCCCGTGCCGCCCGCCGCCTTCCTCAAGTTCTTCTCGCTCTGA